CATGGACCAGGTTCACGGCAACGAGGTCGCGGTCATTTCGACGTACGGTCCTGGACCCACGGCCGATGCAATGGTCTCCATGCCCCGGGGTGTTCAGGCTGCCCAGCCTTTGTCTGTCATGGTGGCGGACTGTGTTCCTGTAGTCTTCGTCGGTGACGCCGGCGATCGCGATCCGGTCATCGCAGTCGCGCACGCTGGCAGGCCTGGTGTAGCCTCCGCCGTTGTCCCTGCCACCATCCAAGAGATGCGCAGGCTCGGTGCCCGGAACATCAGTGCCTGGCTTGGGCCCTCCATCTGTGGCTCGTGCTACGAGGTTCCCGAGCAGCTTCGCGAGGATGTTGCCGCGGTGGTACCTGCTGCCTGGTCGAGGACATCGTGGGGAACGCCGGCCTTGGATCTTCCAGCTGGTGTTCGCTCCCAACTGGCTGAAGGTGGCGTCACCGTTGAGTACTCAGGGGAATGCACCCTGGAAAATGAGTCCCTATTTTCATACCGGCGGAATTCCCGTACCGGCCGATTCGCAGGTTTGGTGTGGACGCATGACTAGCCTTGGAAGCAACGACGCCTTGCCTGGTGACGCAGCTTCGGATCCCCGCACCACGGAACTCGCCCGGCGTCTTGAGGTGGTCAGGACACGGATCTCAGCGGCAACAGCTGCGGCAGGACGTGAGGATCCGCCGGGGCTGATCGTCGTGACCAAGTTCCACCCGGCAGCGGATGTCCGGAGGCTTGCCGGATTAGGCGTCCGGGACGTAGGCGAGAACCGGGACCAGGAGGCTGCAGCCAAGAGCGCCGAGCTCGCAGACCTGGACGTCCGATGGCACTTCATTGGACAGTTGCAAAGCAAAAAAGCGAAGTCAGTGGCCAAATACGCCTACTCTGTACAGTCCGTGGATCGCCCCCAGGTGATTGACGCGCTGGAAAAGGCAATCTCCCGTGAAAAAGATGCCACCGGGCGAGATGACCTTGAGTGTTACGTGCAGGTCAGCCTGGATGAGGACGCCGGTGCCCACCGTGGCGGCGCCCATCCCTTGGAGGTGGAATCCCTTGCGGAGAAGATCGCTTCCGCGCCCGGACTGAGGCTGGCCGGCTTGATGGCCGTGGCGCCGTTGGGTGCCGATCCCGAAGCGGCGTTTGAAAGACTGGCGGTCATTTCCGCAGCACTCCGGGCTAATTATCCGGACGCTTCCGGGATATCAGCAGGGATGAGCCAGGACCTTGAGGCCGCTATCAAGTTTGGGGCGACACACCTGAGAATTGGCTCCGATATTCTCGGTTCGCGTCCGGCCGTGGGGTAGCGTCAAAGTATTGGAATAACGGGCCGGGGTTCCAATATGTCAAGTCATGGCGGCCCGCCTACTGCAGAAACGATAGGAGTGCACCATGGCTGGCGCTCTGCGCAAGACAATGATCTATCTTGGGCTCGCCGACGGCGATGAACACTACGAATCTGAGCAGGCCGTCGCGCACCACGACGAAGAACGCCCCCAGGCACAGGACCGGGAAGAGCGCCGAGCTCCTGCACCCGTCCGGGAAGTTGTCCGTGAAATGCCCACTGTTGACGCCGAAGAGGAATACCGCGCACCCGTGACACCCATCAAGCGTGCGGCGTCGAGCCGCGAAGATGCCTCTGGCTTGAGGCAGATCACCACAGTTCATCCACGTTCCTACAATGACGCCAAGATTATTGGTGAAAGCTTCCGGGATGGCATTCCCGTGATCATGAATGTGACTGATATGGGCGAGGCAGACGCCAAGCGCCTGGTGGACTTCTCCGCCGGTTTGGTTTTTGGCCTCCACGGCAGCATTGAGAGGGTGACGAACAAGGTCTTCCTGTTGTCGCCGTCCTACGTCGAAGTCATCGGGGACGACAAGAAGGCCAGTGAAACCCAGGCCAGCTTCTTCAACCAAAGCTAAGAACGATCGTTGCCAGGATGCCAGGCGGGCCAACCTGCCTGGCATCTGTGTTGCAATAGTAAGGACCGATCGGCGTTGCAAGAGTAGGGACTGATCGGCATTCCGGAACAAGTGGGAGATCTGAGCTAACTCGTGGGCATTGTTTTCGGCCTTATCTATATTGTGTTGTTGCTGTTTTTCATTGCCCTTATCATCAGGCTGATCTTCGAATGGGTTCAGATGTTCGCCCGTCAATGGCGGCCCCGCGGTGTGGCTTTGGTAACAGCCCATGTTGTCTACTCCGTGACAGACCCACCACTGAGGAGGCTTCGCAGGCTGATACCGCCACTGCAACTGGGCGGTATCTCCCTTGACCTGGGCTTCCTGATCCTGATTATCGCCGTAAGCATTGCCATGGCGGTGAGCAGCAGCCTGGCATAGCTGAGCGGTGATGGCTGTACCGCGGAACCAGGGCCTTACGAATGGTCCGAAGGCCGCAAATTCTCCAATTCAACACGATGGTGTTGAATTGGAGGAACCAGATGATATTTAGGTACCGTAGTTTTGAACGGCCGGAAGGCCTACTGACTAACTAGACCAACGAGGTGACCAGATGGCTTTGACGCCAGAAGACGTTGTCAACAAGCGCTTTCAGCCGACCAAGTTCCGCGAAGGCTACGACCAGGACGAGGTAGATGACTTCCTCGACGAGATCGTGGTTGAACTGCGCCGCCTGAACCAGGAGAACGACGAACTTCGCAAGAAGCTCGGCGAAGCTGGCTCGGCCGTGCCGGCGGCAACTGCTGCGGCTCCGGTCGTCGAGAAGGTTCCGGCCCCGGTCAAGGTGGACAAGGAAGCCGAGGCCAAGGCGGAAGCCGAGGCCAAGGCTGCTGAAGCTGCCAAGAAGAAGGAAGCCGAGCAGGCCGCTGCGGCTGCCAAGGCACCTGCACCCAGCAACGGTGTTACGCCTTCCGCTGAGTCCGCTGCAGGCCTGCTGGCCATGGCGCAGCAGATGCACGACAAGCACGTTGCCGACGGTGCACAGCAGAAGGAAAAGATCATCGCTGAGGCGCAGATCGAGGCTTCCAGCCTGGTCAACGACGCCCAGGAGAAGTCCCGCAAGATCCTTGGCGCCCTTGAGCAGCAGCGCTCGGTCCTCGAGCGCAAGGTTGAGCAGCTCCGTGGCTTCGAACGCGACTACCGCTCGCGCCTGAAGGCCTACATCGAGGGCCAGCTGCGCGACCTCGACGCCCGTGGTTCCGTCGCTGCCCCTGAGGTCGGCGAAGCAACCGCTGACGTTTAGCAAGTATTCTGAAAGCCGGTGGCTGAGGTCTCATCTGCCACCGGCTTTTGCTGTTAACGCCCTGGCAGCAACCCGCAACGCTCCACGAACGAAAGCACTATGACCGACGACCTCACCGACGACGCATCGCGGCCGGCACTGCCCGTCCGACGCAAATGGCGTCCTGCAATGCTCTGGCTCTTTGCCGGCTTCGCAGTTTTTGCCTACACCTTTGACCAGCTCACCAAGCTCTGGGTGACCAGCACCATGACAGAAGGCGAGCGTATTCCAGTGCTGCCACCATTGCTGCACTGGTACTACATCCGGAATTCAGGGGCAGCCTTTTCCATTGGTGAAAATGTCACGTGGATCTTCACGATCGTCATGGCCGGCGTTTCCGTGGCCATCCTGTTCCAGTTGCGGCGGCTGGGTTCCGCCTGGTGGGCTTTGTCGCTAGGGCTTCTGCTCGGCGGAGCATTGGGAAACCTGACTGATCGGCTGTTCCGTGAACCGTCCTTCGCCATGGGCC
This window of the Arthrobacter sp. StoSoilB5 genome carries:
- a CDS encoding polyphenol oxidase family protein; the protein is MFWWRNEVRPGVSVAFTDIGAGNLALHVGDNSADVTARRARLDDAASLGGRSFQYMDQVHGNEVAVISTYGPGPTADAMVSMPRGVQAAQPLSVMVADCVPVVFVGDAGDRDPVIAVAHAGRPGVASAVVPATIQEMRRLGARNISAWLGPSICGSCYEVPEQLREDVAAVVPAAWSRTSWGTPALDLPAGVRSQLAEGGVTVEYSGECTLENESLFSYRRNSRTGRFAGLVWTHD
- a CDS encoding YggS family pyridoxal phosphate-dependent enzyme; this translates as MTSLGSNDALPGDAASDPRTTELARRLEVVRTRISAATAAAGREDPPGLIVVTKFHPAADVRRLAGLGVRDVGENRDQEAAAKSAELADLDVRWHFIGQLQSKKAKSVAKYAYSVQSVDRPQVIDALEKAISREKDATGRDDLECYVQVSLDEDAGAHRGGAHPLEVESLAEKIASAPGLRLAGLMAVAPLGADPEAAFERLAVISAALRANYPDASGISAGMSQDLEAAIKFGATHLRIGSDILGSRPAVG
- the sepF gene encoding cell division protein SepF, which translates into the protein MAGALRKTMIYLGLADGDEHYESEQAVAHHDEERPQAQDREERRAPAPVREVVREMPTVDAEEEYRAPVTPIKRAASSREDASGLRQITTVHPRSYNDAKIIGESFRDGIPVIMNVTDMGEADAKRLVDFSAGLVFGLHGSIERVTNKVFLLSPSYVEVIGDDKKASETQASFFNQS
- a CDS encoding YggT family protein — protein: MGIVFGLIYIVLLLFFIALIIRLIFEWVQMFARQWRPRGVALVTAHVVYSVTDPPLRRLRRLIPPLQLGGISLDLGFLILIIAVSIAMAVSSSLA
- a CDS encoding DivIVA domain-containing protein; this encodes MALTPEDVVNKRFQPTKFREGYDQDEVDDFLDEIVVELRRLNQENDELRKKLGEAGSAVPAATAAAPVVEKVPAPVKVDKEAEAKAEAEAKAAEAAKKKEAEQAAAAAKAPAPSNGVTPSAESAAGLLAMAQQMHDKHVADGAQQKEKIIAEAQIEASSLVNDAQEKSRKILGALEQQRSVLERKVEQLRGFERDYRSRLKAYIEGQLRDLDARGSVAAPEVGEATADV
- the lspA gene encoding signal peptidase II encodes the protein MTDDLTDDASRPALPVRRKWRPAMLWLFAGFAVFAYTFDQLTKLWVTSTMTEGERIPVLPPLLHWYYIRNSGAAFSIGENVTWIFTIVMAGVSVAILFQLRRLGSAWWALSLGLLLGGALGNLTDRLFREPSFAMGHVVDFIQVPNFAIFNIADSAVVSGVVIICLLTLRGVGMDGTRQLATPKPNKPAKPAQPAAGSSEEPVGE